In one Sander lucioperca isolate FBNREF2018 chromosome 7, SLUC_FBN_1.2, whole genome shotgun sequence genomic region, the following are encoded:
- the si:ch211-245j22.3 gene encoding guanylyl cyclase inhibitory protein, with protein MGQAANMPCRGGGSYVTELYHWYRTFINECPSGLITLHEFQRHFCNGTVGRESAEYAEQIFRTLDNNGDGVVDFREYVMAISMLIEGSAVEKLRWSFKLYDKDGDGAITREEMLEITQAVYKMNVAAALTKPNPLTAEECTNRIFMRLDKDNNAIISLEEFIEGALNDDWIREMLECDPSTVKVERPLRRDTALGTRG; from the exons ATGGGCCAAGCTGCTAACATGCCCTGTAGGGGAGGGGGATCTTATGTCACTGAGCTGTACCATTGGTACAG AACgtttattaatgaatgtccaAGTGGGCTGATCACTCTACATGAGTTTCAAAGGCATTTCTGCAATGGAACAGTGGGCAGGGAGTCTGCTGAGTATGCAGAACAGATATTCCGCACATTGGACAATAATGGG GATGGGGTGGTTGATTTCAGGGAGTATGTCATGGCCATCAGCATGCTTATTGAAGGTTCTGCTGTGGAGAAGCTGCGGTGGTCATTTAAGCTCTATGACAAAGATGGAGACGGAGCAATTACAAGGGAGGAAATGCTGGAGATTACGCAG GCTGTGTATAAGATGAATGTAGCCGCTGCTTTAACCAAACCCAACCCACTTACAGCTGAAGAATGTACCAACAGGATATTTATGCGATTAGATAAAGACAATAACG CCATCATCAGTCTGGAGGAGTTCATAGAGGGAGCGCTGAATGATGATTGGATCAGGGAAATGCTGGAATGTGATCCTAGCACTGTGAAGGTGGAGAGGCCCCTGAGGAGGGAC